The DNA window GTGGCGCTGCCGTTGCTGCCCGGCAACCGCCGGGTGCTGGTGGCCTCGCCTGACTATCTGGCCCGGCATGGCGCGCCGGCGGATCTGGACGCGCTGAAGGAGCACCAGTGCCTGCTCTATCAGCTGGCCGGGCGCCCCTACGACCGCTGGAGCTTCGAACAGGAGGGACGCCGCGTGGTGGTGCCGGTACGCGGTCATCTGGTCTGCGACGACGCCGACGTGGTGCGGCGCTGGGCGGTGGCCGGCGAAGGCATCGTGTTCAAGTCCTGGCTGGATGTGTGCGAGGACGTCCGCGCCGGGCGGCTGCAGGTGCTGCTGGACGGAGCCGGCGACAGCCTGCCACTGAACCTGGTGTGCCCGCACCGCAAGCAGTTTTCCACCGCGCTGCGCCAGCTGCATGCGCTGTGTGTGGAACGACTGCACCCGATGTTGAACGGACTCCCCGCCGGACCAGTCTGAAAGCGACAGCTGACGCTATCCCCGCCGTCACCGCTGGCCGACAATAGCGTCCCCCCGAGTGAGTTGTCGCCATGCCGTGGATGGGCATCCAGGACCTGTGGACCTTTGTTGCTGCCGTGCTGGTGTTCCTGGCGCTGCCAGGTCCCGGCACGTTTACCCTGCTCACCGCCACCGGGCGCGGTGGCGTGCGCGGCGGCTACACCGCGCTGGCCGGTCTGCTGCTGGGTGACCAGATCCTGATGTGGCTGGCGGTGGCCGGGGTGGCCGCGCTGCTCAAGGCCAACCCGGTGGTGTTCCACGCCGTGCAATATCTGGGTGCCGCCTATCTGGTGTGGGTCGGCATCAGTCTGCTGCGCGAGCCGCAGGAAGGCGCGCAGCCCGGCGGCATCCGCCTGCAGCCGGGCCACTACTTCCGCCAGGCCATTCTGGTCAGCCTGCTCAATCCGAAGGCGATCATTTTCTACATGGCGTTCCTGCCGCTGTTCATCGACCCGGTGCGGCATCAGGGGCTGGTGACGTTTGCGGCACTGGCCGGGCTGATCTTCGTGTTGAGCGTGGCCTACTGCTCGCTGCTGATCGGCGTGGGCAACCTGCTGCGCCGTCGGATCATCCAGCATCCGCGCGTGGGCACCTGGCTCAAGCGGGTGGCCGGGGTGTTCCTGATCGGCTTCGGCGTGCGTCTGGGCGTGAGCGGCTGAGCGCGGCACCGAGGCAGTTGCGACAACTGGCAGCAGCTTTTGTGCTGGATTCGGCAAAGCCTTGTCAATCCCAAAATCCGTTGGCCGTTCACGACGCTTGGCAGTAGTAATGCTGCGGCGCGTTCGGTCACACTCGGGCACTTGTCGATTGCAGTCACCCCGTGAGGTCCCATGTCATCCTTGTTGCGGCGTAAATCCCTGGGTTCGGTCACCGACCACGAGTCCGGCAGGCGTCTGGTACCCACGTTGAGCTGGCCGCATCTGGTCGCGCTGGGCATCGGAGCCATCGTCGGCACCGGCATCTACACGCTGATCGGCGTGGGTGCGAACCTCGCCGGTCCGGCAGTGCTGATCTCCTTCGCCATTGCCGGTGCGGTCTGCGCCTGCGCCGCGCTGTGCTACGCCGAACTGTCGACCATGATGCCCGCCGCCGGCAGCGCCTATACCTACAGCTACACCGCGCTGGGTGAGGTGTTCGCCTGGGTGGTGGGCTGGAGCCTGGTGCTGGAG is part of the Stenotrophomonas oahuensis genome and encodes:
- a CDS encoding LysR family transcriptional regulator; translation: MVRFEDLALFVRTAALGSFSQAAREADLLPGQVAAAVARLERELDLRLFVRTTRSLRLTAEGVLYLPYAQEVLATLQEADDRIRGEDAELRGVLQVAAPSDLGRNVLLPWLTEFRAAHPKLQLRLLLSDQVADVFREPVDVAFRLGRFDSARYVALPLLPGNRRVLVASPDYLARHGAPADLDALKEHQCLLYQLAGRPYDRWSFEQEGRRVVVPVRGHLVCDDADVVRRWAVAGEGIVFKSWLDVCEDVRAGRLQVLLDGAGDSLPLNLVCPHRKQFSTALRQLHALCVERLHPMLNGLPAGPV
- the leuE gene encoding leucine efflux protein LeuE, with the protein product MPWMGIQDLWTFVAAVLVFLALPGPGTFTLLTATGRGGVRGGYTALAGLLLGDQILMWLAVAGVAALLKANPVVFHAVQYLGAAYLVWVGISLLREPQEGAQPGGIRLQPGHYFRQAILVSLLNPKAIIFYMAFLPLFIDPVRHQGLVTFAALAGLIFVLSVAYCSLLIGVGNLLRRRIIQHPRVGTWLKRVAGVFLIGFGVRLGVSG